A genomic region of Bernardetia sp. ABR2-2B contains the following coding sequences:
- a CDS encoding MazG nucleotide pyrophosphohydrolase domain-containing protein — protein sequence MPKLPQTNDLKDFQSYIKELCIERGWDKNSPSELFLLFSEEVGEVAKAIRNHTNLHTQKSQNSEEKYQKTKVELASELADVLNYLLDISNHFEIDLAQSFKDKNTENENREWNS from the coding sequence ATGCCAAAATTACCACAAACCAATGATTTGAAAGATTTTCAAAGCTATATAAAAGAACTTTGTATAGAAAGAGGCTGGGACAAAAACTCTCCTTCTGAGCTTTTTTTACTCTTTAGTGAAGAAGTTGGAGAAGTAGCAAAAGCCATTCGTAATCATACAAATCTACATACTCAAAAAAGTCAAAACTCAGAAGAGAAATATCAAAAAACGAAAGTAGAACTAGCCTCCGAACTTGCAGATGTTCTTAATTATTTATTAGATATTTCGAATCACTTTGAGATTGATTTAGCACAATCTTTTAAAGACAAAAATACAGAAAACGAAAACCGAGAATGGAACTCTTAA